In Maridesulfovibrio frigidus DSM 17176, a single genomic region encodes these proteins:
- a CDS encoding Zn-dependent hydrolase, with amino-acid sequence MNPHTVTETKPSLEHLTNDAEKLFADLEELSKDTIGVSRPSYGEGETQALDMVESIAIKEGLITYRDSAANLVIELESIPDDQEYIMIGSHLDTVPQGGNYDGAAGVLAGLLCLINFKRTGTSPEIPVKVIALRAEESAWFGACYLGSKALLGQLAASEQELTQRDDGKSLGTHMAECGAEIDRISKGEKLIDTSKIKAFFELHIEQGPVMIARNLPVAAVTGIRGNIRHREIKCVGEAGHSGAVPRWLRKDAVFATADLITRIDDHWTTILQHGGDLVTTMGMLSTDPKHHAMSRIPGEVTFSFEARSQYDHTLTAIDALLHSECATITYDRKVQFEFDKPVKTPPAVLDQSIVERINRACEDEGLPIEPIPSGAGHDASLFANAGVPTGMIFVRNRNGSHNPEEEMDIADFIRGTSVLYRTITEFKS; translated from the coding sequence ATGAATCCGCATACGGTCACTGAAACTAAGCCCAGTCTTGAACATCTTACAAATGATGCAGAAAAGCTCTTTGCCGATCTTGAAGAATTATCGAAAGACACTATCGGAGTATCGCGCCCTTCCTATGGTGAAGGCGAAACGCAAGCCCTTGATATGGTTGAAAGCATTGCGATAAAAGAAGGGCTAATTACCTATCGAGACTCTGCGGCGAATCTTGTTATTGAACTTGAAAGTATTCCTGACGATCAGGAATACATAATGATAGGTTCACACCTCGACACAGTTCCGCAAGGTGGGAATTATGATGGAGCCGCAGGCGTGCTTGCTGGGTTACTCTGCCTTATTAATTTTAAGAGGACAGGAACGTCTCCGGAAATCCCTGTTAAAGTCATCGCCCTTAGAGCGGAAGAAAGTGCATGGTTCGGAGCATGTTACCTTGGATCGAAAGCACTTCTCGGCCAATTGGCAGCTTCCGAACAAGAACTGACTCAGCGAGATGATGGTAAATCTCTCGGCACACATATGGCTGAGTGTGGTGCAGAAATAGACAGGATTTCAAAAGGCGAAAAGCTAATTGATACTTCCAAGATCAAGGCCTTCTTCGAACTTCATATTGAACAAGGTCCCGTAATGATCGCGCGCAACTTACCGGTTGCGGCTGTTACAGGTATTCGCGGCAATATCAGACACCGTGAGATTAAATGTGTTGGGGAAGCTGGACATTCGGGCGCTGTGCCACGCTGGCTCAGAAAAGACGCCGTATTTGCTACAGCGGATCTTATTACGCGTATTGACGATCACTGGACAACAATTTTGCAGCATGGTGGCGATTTAGTTACGACCATGGGTATGCTTTCTACAGATCCTAAGCACCATGCTATGTCTAGGATTCCGGGCGAAGTCACTTTCAGTTTTGAAGCACGAAGCCAGTACGATCATACCTTAACTGCAATTGACGCATTGCTCCATTCTGAGTGTGCAACTATTACTTATGACCGCAAAGTTCAGTTCGAATTTGATAAACCTGTAAAAACTCCACCCGCAGTGCTTGACCAAAGCATTGTTGAGCGCATAAATAGAGCTTGCGAGGATGAAGGTTTGCCAATAGAACCTATTCCAAGCGGAGCGGGTCATGATGCGTCACTTTTCGCCAATGCTGGAGTTCCTACGGGAATGATATTTGTGAGAAACCGTAATGGCTCCCATAATCCTGAAGAAGAAATGGATATTGCTGATTTTATTCGGGGTACGTCTGTACTTTACCGCACTATTACGGAGTTCAAATCGTGA